The following coding sequences are from one Arachis hypogaea cultivar Tifrunner chromosome 7, arahy.Tifrunner.gnm2.J5K5, whole genome shotgun sequence window:
- the LOC112701683 gene encoding protein PUTATIVE RECOMBINATION INITIATION DEFECT 1: MYDSQDVDLDFEEEADTVFVNDTSCSQGHRSSLNLRSQLGGSICLLCFSNLVSNPLSPTVHVSYALFQIERSLSHPPFLRSVLAFHPHFLLCPLVAALSSFDDEPIAAQIIRLIVNLCASNDPSVRQEFVSRVSDRIASGTLAWSSRQLHMIHCLGVLLNCENDDLIAHIRDVYSLITILVTGLQLPSDEIRGEILFVLYKLYALKNTSAEGDDTDILVSFCPKLLYLLGDVLMKSQNDDVRLNCIALLTMLAQGHLLREEGAYDTCYLSYSDGADSEENIEGVKELSLVNLLAEAIKGPLLSSNSQVQISTLDLLFHYLSSIGTLDNQIHVMVEENIADYVFEVLRLSDCKDPVVRMCLQVLDFLSTAKEAFKLRLVIGFHTLIPVLHYVAEVPFHPAQFQTVKLIYECISECPGAVSSSQMEELVLVLIKMLKKNSNGEMGMTPDTFIMACSVFVVLIRSPSCNGDLDLPKSVEDAVKHAALSCICISERDINQILQCLYLLKEAYAYSHDGNTINSSKLTLRSCILDICRTHLLPWLISGIHEMEEEIVLAVLETFHLILLHSSNDAMEFAESLISSSWFSFSFGCLGLFTGDRMKYRVYLLLSSLIDSLLGNDSGQPIRDTALDLPSDPVDLVFLLGQRRSNNLNLPSCQTAILLIMYTSTLYDERIADEKLVLASLEQYILLNRSDFHDPTNDNLIVTQLVNLYGLLRGLGKMNHEIHYSQEAEEILFRLIKNDEWDLLSARIHTVSLRWLFQQENIVESLGHQILAFCRNYNLEGGDIIIGNIYQTIDVQTLAELVSEKDNYGARLFVCLLAQLFEEGQEHDVISVLNLMATLIHICPAASDQLSLHGIGSTMSTWCYSSNTFSETTFMSILLLVFNILSSVHPEALSADQSWIVVTMKVYMMEYFIPPENSDVLSNESLFVIGILSLILHLSTSKALEEASKTILFNTSIISAVNTAVCAAASKGPALVDHDEGTSIGETLIFVLLLHYFAIRSLHATVQGVVDWQNFFVSTNPAEPLPFIGIHCHDLCRILHFGSPVVKIIASYSLLELFNRVSNQINNTHEELKCSVGYLMSIKSILEGLVFYDDARVATNCAVCLSMLLRWEKLENQTKLHGKSNWCRMIMEEMTVSLVSPRLASPSLAKSQRPAIHIATAMLKQKEIPRWMRTVFNNSCISGILNSIDASSLSLETLVLLHELLKSDFLSTEQTATISQMLQECRKHIYTNSECLPSEPIKQVLTTPYDLGDVYSYLIDLMSSETYIDMDSWGFHVGNKRLLEEIELFLRTLTVDNTCR; the protein is encoded by the exons ATGTACGATTCGCAGGACGTGGATTTGGATTTCGAAGAAGAAGCTGACACTGTCTTCGTCAACGACACGTCATGCTCCCAGGGCCACCGTTCCTCCTTAAATCTCCGGTCTCAGCTCGGCGGCTCCATCTGCCTCCTGTGCTTCTCCAACCTCGTCTCAAACCCTCTCTCCCCAACCGTCCACGTGTCCTATGCTCTCTTCCAGATCGAACGGTCCCTCTCTCACCCTCCCTTCCTCCGATCGGTCCTCGCATTTCACCCTCACTTCCTCCTCTGCCCTCTCGTCGCTGCCCTCTCCTCCTTCGACGATGAGCCCATTGCTGCGCAGATTATCCGCCTCATTGTCAATCTCTGCGCATCCAATGATCCCTCCGTTCGACAAGAGTTCGTCAGTCGGGTTTCCGATAGGATTGCCTCCGGTACTCTGGCCTGGAGCTCCCGTCAGTTGCACATG ATACACTGCCTTGGGGTTCTTCtgaattgtgaaaatgatgatctAATAGCACATATCAGAGATGTATACAGCCTCATTACCATTCTTGTTACCGGTCTTCAATTGCCAAG TGACGAGATCCGTGGCGAGATCCTTTTTGTCCTTTATAAACTGTATGCTCTTAAGAATACATCTGCTGAGGGAGATGACACTGATATCTTAGTTTCCTTTTGTCCGAAGCTCCTGTACCTATTGGGAGATGTTCTCATGAAGTCTCAAAATGATGATGTTCGCTTGAATTGTATTG CACTTTTGACTATGTTGGCTCAAGGACATTTGCTCAGGGAAGAAGGTGCATATGATACTTGTTACCTTTCTTACTCTGATGGAGCTGACTCTGAAGAAAACATTGAGGGAGTCAAGGAGTTGTCTCTGGTTAATCTGCTTGCAGAAGCCATCAAAGGTCCACTGCTTTCATCGAACAGTCAAGTCCAAATCAGCACTCTGGATTTACTGTTTCATTATCTGTCTTCCATCGGAACTTTAGACAATCAGATTCATGTCATGGTAGAAGAAAACATTGCAGATTATGTATTTGAAGTATTAAGATTATCAG ATTGTAAGGATCCTGTAGTTAGGATGTGCCTTCAGGTACTTGATTTTTTATCAACTGCTAAGGAAGCTTTCAAACTAAGGCTTGTTATTGGGTTTCACACTCTGATTCCAGTATTACATTATGTGGCTGAAGTTCCATTTCACCCAGCTCAATTCCAGACTGTGAAGCTCATTTATGAATGCATTTCTGAGTGCCCTGGAGCTGTATCATCTTCTCAAATGGAGGAGTTGGTTCTTGTTTTGATAAAAATGCTTAAAAAGAATTCTAATGGAGAGATGGGTATGACTCCTGATACTTTTATAATGGCTTGCTCAGTCTTTGTGGTCCTTATCAGATCTCCATCTTGTAATGGAGATTTAGATCTGCCAAAATCTGTTGAGGATGCAGTAAAACATGCCGCATTATCTTGTATCTGCATCTCTGAAAGGGACATTAACCAAATCTTGCAATGTCTGTACCTACTTAAAGAGGCATATGCATACAGTCATGATGGGAACACCATCAACTCTAGTAAGCTGACACTTAGAAGCTGCATTCTAGATATATGTAGAACACATTTGCTTCCTTGGCTCATATCTGGCATccatgaaatggaagaggaaatTGTCCTGGCTGTGCTTGAAACTTTTCATTTGATACTTTTGCATTCTAGTAATGATGCCATGGAATTTGCAGAGTCCCTGATTTCATCCAGTTGGTTCAGTTTTTCATTTGGATGTTTGGGTTTGTTTACTGGAGATAGGATGAAATATAGAGTATATTTGTTACTCAGCTCACTCATAGATTCTCTCCTGGGAAATGATTCTGGACAACCAATTAGAGATACTGCATTGGACCTACCATCCGATCCTGTTGACTTAGTCTTTCTACTTGGGCAGAGGAGAAGTAACAATTTAAACTTGCCCTCTTGCCAAACTGCTATTTTGCTGATTATGTATACTAGTACACTATATGATGAAAG AATTGCTGATGAGAAGTTGGTTTTAGCTTCCCTTGAACAATATATTCTTCTTAATCGAAGTGATTTTCATGATCCAACCAATGATAACTTGATAGTGACACAACTGGTAAATCTGTACGGATTGTTAAGGGGTCTTGGCAAGATGAACCACGAAATTCATTACAGTCAAGAAGCTGAAGAGATTCTGTTTCGGCTCATAAAGAATGATGAATGGGATTTACTTTCTGCAAGGATTCACACAGTATCATTGAGGTGGTTGTTTCAACAAGAGAATATAGTCGAATCTTTGGGTCATCAAATTTTAGCATTCTGCAGAAACTACAACTTAGAAGGAGGTGACATAATTATTGGGAACATTTATCAAACTATAGATGTACAGACGCTTGCAGAGTTAGTATCTGAAAAAGATAATTATGGAGCTAGACTTTTCGTATGCTTATTGGCACAGCTCTTTGAGGAAGGTCAAGAACATGATGTGATTTCTGTTCTGAATCTTATGGCAACCTTAATTCACATCTGTCCAGCTGCTTCTGACCAGCTATCTTTGCATGGAATAGGGTCAACAATGAGTACTTGGTGCTATTCGAGCAATACCTTCTCAGAAACAACTTTCATGTCCATCTTGCTTTTAGTTTTTAACATTTTGAGTTCAGTGCATCCTGAAGCACTTTCAGCTGATCAGAGTTGGATTGTAGTAACCATGAAGGTATAT ATGATGGAGTATTTTATTCCACCAGAAAATTCTGATGTTTTAAGTAATGAAAGTCTCTTTGTAATTGGTATTCTTTCCTTGATTTTGCATCTTTCCACCAGTAAAGCACTTGAGGAGGCATCAAAGACTATTCTTTTCAACACTAGCATAATATCTGCAGTCAATACTGCAGTCTGTGCTGCTGCATCAAAGGGACCTGCTTTGGTTGACCATGATGAGGGAACAAGCATTGGAGAAACATTAATCTTTGTTCTTTTGCTTCATTACTTCGCTATTAGAAG TTTGCATGCCACTGTTCAAGGGGTTGTGGATTGGCAAAACTTCTTTGTTTCAACAAATCCAGCAGAACCGCTACCCTTCATTGGCATCCACTGCCATGATTTGTGCAGAATTTTGCATTTTGGTTCTCCTGTGGTCAAGATTATTGCTTCTTATAGCCTGTTAGAGTTGTTTAACAGAGtatcaaatcaaataaacaatacaCATGAAGAGTTGAAATGCTCCGTTGGGTACTTAATGTCCATAAAGAGTATATTGGAAGGCCTAGTTTTTTATGATGACGCGAGAGTGGCTACAAATTGTGCGGTTTGCCTGTCAATGCTTCTGAGATGGGAAAAGCTGGAAAATCAAACAAAACTACATGGAAAGAGCAACTGGTGCAGAATGATTATGGAAGAGATGACAGTATCTTTGGTATCTCCTCGTTTAGCATCTCCGTCACTTGCTAAAAGTCAAAGACCTGCCATACATATAGCTACTGCTATGCTGAAACAGAAAGAAATTCCTCGGTGGATGAGAACAGTGTTTAACAATTCATGCATATCTGGCATACTTAATAGCATTGATGCAAGTAGTTTGAGCTTGGAAACTCTGGTTTTACTTCACGAACTACTCAAATCAGACTTCTTAAGTACTGAGCAAACTGCAACTATAAGTCAAATGCTCCAG GAATGCAGAAAGCACATTTACACAAACTCCGAGTGTCTCCCGTCTGAACCAATAAAGCAGGTCCTCACCACACCTTATGATCTGGGAGACGTTTACAGCTATCTCATTGATTTAATGTCATCAGAGACATACATAGATATGGATTCATGGGGATTTCATGTGGGTAACAAGAGGCTCTTAGAAGAAATAGAATTGTTTTTGAGGACCCTCACTGTAGATAATACATGCAGATAG